The proteins below are encoded in one region of Streptomyces ficellus:
- a CDS encoding ATP-binding protein — translation MRRLRPPAWMATLTWKAGVFITVMCCALAALLGALVHVSVTRQTVDTAREKALDRLEEVTRAYEAGEPLPRYAGVDPDGIPSGLRALAVRGERGTVVADDPEGRPTIWAAGPADGRALAVRVDYSLSASTISGLDKAILGSSVLAIGATLLVGSFAVTRVTRRLHLTAQVARRISAGDLDARVNDPRTRDPAHPEDEVATVSGALDTMASTLQGKLLSEQRFTADVAHELRTPLTGLSAAAELLPAGRPAELVRDRVKAMRALTEDLLEISRLDTRTETVDLDVHELGPLAERVVRASGTATEVRIVRDARVETDRRRLERVLGNLVANAHKHGRPPVALTVDGPAVTVRDHGPGYPEYLLEHGPQRFRTESGSKGHGLGLTIAAGQASVIGAELLFRNAPEGGAEARLTLPAAPPG, via the coding sequence ATGCGGCGCCTGCGGCCGCCGGCCTGGATGGCCACGCTGACCTGGAAGGCCGGGGTCTTCATCACGGTGATGTGCTGTGCGCTGGCCGCGCTCCTGGGCGCGCTGGTGCACGTGTCGGTGACCCGTCAGACCGTGGACACGGCGCGTGAGAAGGCGCTCGACCGGCTGGAGGAGGTCACGCGCGCGTACGAGGCGGGCGAGCCGCTGCCGCGGTACGCGGGCGTCGACCCGGACGGCATCCCGTCCGGCCTGCGCGCCCTGGCGGTCCGGGGCGAGCGCGGCACGGTGGTGGCCGACGACCCGGAGGGCCGGCCCACCATCTGGGCGGCCGGGCCCGCCGACGGCCGGGCGCTCGCGGTGCGGGTGGACTACTCGTTGAGCGCGAGCACCATCAGCGGGCTGGACAAGGCGATCCTGGGCTCCTCGGTCCTGGCGATCGGCGCGACGCTGCTGGTCGGCTCCTTCGCGGTGACCCGCGTGACCCGGCGGCTGCACCTGACGGCGCAGGTGGCGCGGCGGATCAGCGCGGGCGATCTGGACGCCCGCGTCAACGACCCCCGGACCAGGGACCCGGCGCACCCTGAGGACGAGGTGGCGACGGTCTCGGGCGCGCTGGACACCATGGCGTCCACGCTCCAGGGCAAGCTGCTGAGCGAGCAGCGCTTCACGGCGGACGTGGCGCACGAGCTGCGCACTCCGCTGACGGGGCTGTCCGCGGCGGCCGAGCTGCTGCCGGCGGGCCGGCCCGCGGAGCTGGTGCGGGACCGGGTGAAGGCGATGCGGGCGCTGACGGAGGACCTGCTGGAGATCTCCCGGCTGGACACCCGCACCGAGACGGTCGACCTGGACGTCCACGAGCTGGGCCCGCTGGCCGAGCGGGTGGTGCGGGCGTCGGGCACCGCGACGGAGGTGCGGATCGTCCGGGACGCGCGCGTGGAGACCGACAGGCGGCGCCTGGAGCGGGTGCTGGGCAATCTGGTCGCCAACGCCCACAAGCACGGCCGCCCGCCGGTCGCCCTGACGGTGGACGGCCCGGCGGTGACGGTCCGCGACCACGGGCCGGGGTATCCGGAGTACCTCCTGGAGCACGGGCCGCAGCGGTTCCGGACGGAGAGCGGCAGCAAGGGCCATGGGCTGGGGCTGACGATCGCGGCGGGCCAGGCGTCGGTGATCGGTGCGGAGCTCCTCTTCCGCAACGCCCCCGAAGGCGGCGCGGAAGCCCGCCTGACGCTCCCGGCGGCACCGCCCGGCTGA
- a CDS encoding ATP-dependent DNA ligase, translated as MKVALARTVGALPREPGLAYEPKFDGHRMVVFRGGDGVVLQARSGRIVTAAFPDLAAAAHALPEGTVLDGEVVVWREGRTDFAAVQGRAAATPGRAPGLARRLPASYAAFDVLAADGTDLRPRTYAVRRERLVALLADLGPPIQPVPMTTDPELAATWYETLPSIGVEGLVVKRLDQPYKAGTRAWRKLRHTDTRDAVVVGFTGTQARPASLVLVLPDDDTPVVSSPLPPALRARAGTALSALTAGGAGTAMAVGLGEVPYRSVPPELRAEVATGTTRHTVTTVLRLKDPA; from the coding sequence GTGAAGGTCGCACTCGCGCGGACGGTGGGCGCGCTGCCGCGCGAGCCGGGGCTGGCGTACGAGCCGAAGTTCGACGGCCACCGCATGGTGGTCTTCCGCGGCGGCGACGGGGTGGTCCTCCAGGCCCGCTCGGGGCGGATCGTCACCGCCGCCTTCCCCGACCTGGCCGCGGCCGCGCACGCGTTGCCGGAGGGCACGGTGCTGGACGGCGAGGTGGTCGTCTGGCGGGAGGGGCGGACCGACTTCGCCGCCGTGCAGGGCCGGGCCGCCGCCACCCCCGGCCGGGCACCCGGGCTCGCGCGGCGGCTGCCCGCCTCGTACGCCGCCTTCGACGTGCTCGCGGCGGACGGCACCGACCTGCGTCCCCGGACCTACGCGGTACGCCGCGAACGGCTGGTCGCGCTGCTGGCGGACCTCGGCCCGCCGATCCAGCCCGTCCCCATGACGACCGACCCCGAGCTGGCCGCCACCTGGTACGAGACGCTGCCCTCGATCGGGGTGGAGGGGCTGGTCGTCAAGCGCCTGGACCAGCCCTACAAGGCCGGCACGCGCGCGTGGCGCAAGCTGCGGCACACCGACACCCGGGACGCGGTGGTGGTCGGGTTCACCGGGACGCAGGCGCGGCCCGCCTCCCTGGTGCTGGTCCTCCCCGACGACGACACCCCCGTCGTCTCCAGCCCCCTGCCGCCCGCCCTGCGCGCCCGCGCCGGCACCGCGCTCTCCGCGCTGACCGCCGGCGGGGCGGGCACGGCCATGGCGGTCGGCCTCGGCGAGGTGCCCTACCGTTCCGTACCGCCGGAGCTGAGGGCGGAGGTGGCGACGGGCACCACCCGGCACACCGTCACCACGGTGCTGCGACTGAAGGACCCGGCCTGA
- a CDS encoding PBS lyase — MFTGIDEVDWASLGHAYGPADDVPELLRGLASPDPVEREVALDGMYGTVHHQGDVYDSTLACIPFLLELVATPEVQDRGCVVELLTSIGGIDLGGDDELDELDPEDEEFEDAANYAMAAAAVAAGADVFLALVGDDDREVRLAAPGALASLHGDPARVLVLLRERLTVETDTEVRLALVEAVGRIALRYESLRDETADWLGWLTGAAQDPALRLAALAQLARCAPARLPGDVVATVTELLARVREAPGRGEGPGRGEWPAPGGRPLPGGAGGGGAGGGGPVHSAGLDELCALTDFADLGGLVGLPGFPGPSDVADLADLAAFGGLPDVSGLADPAEPAEYRPGAPTLVGRLREPREEQRAGRGSAWADDLLRTLHGALDDRVEDRIALVTAQLRSPDRGQRADAVWMCGGLVRTWRGAYDEVVRLVGAQVDDPDPRLREAAVTWLETLFEVARPAADALAARVAAESARADLWAPERAAGGYGPDGRYGTGGTYGTDGGPVVGSALLALTRTGDARAVPALARALERPGLDGRLARAITHLGAAGAPLVPALRHRLGRLPLDETLAEEAGPLLLALAHLGAAEALPEVLRVLRGAPSFRREWVVESSLRALTAFGPAAAGAAGDLRDLLDDRSVAVVTSAARALGAVEGDTAAVLPRLRALLLAPDATHRREAAWAVGALGRAAGAAVPELRACLAAPGVWLRVDAAVALTRVTGEAGEALPVLVGAWKENRHTRVRIAECLAELGRLPADAAPLLRAELARARRHNGSEGTSGDHDVHQDERLLALCRRATGHSGEETAG, encoded by the coding sequence ATGTTCACGGGGATCGACGAGGTCGACTGGGCCTCGCTGGGTCATGCCTACGGTCCGGCTGACGACGTGCCCGAGCTGCTGCGCGGGCTCGCGTCCCCCGACCCGGTGGAGCGCGAGGTCGCGCTCGACGGCATGTACGGCACGGTGCACCACCAGGGCGATGTGTACGACTCGACGCTCGCCTGCATTCCCTTCCTGCTGGAGCTGGTGGCCACCCCCGAGGTCCAGGACCGCGGGTGCGTCGTCGAGTTGCTGACCAGCATCGGCGGCATCGACCTCGGCGGGGACGACGAGCTGGACGAACTCGACCCCGAGGACGAGGAGTTCGAGGACGCGGCGAACTACGCCATGGCGGCCGCGGCCGTCGCGGCGGGCGCCGACGTGTTCCTCGCGCTCGTCGGCGACGACGACCGGGAGGTACGGCTGGCCGCCCCCGGCGCCCTCGCCTCGCTCCACGGCGACCCGGCGCGGGTGCTGGTGCTGCTGCGGGAGCGGCTGACCGTGGAGACCGACACCGAGGTGCGGCTCGCGCTGGTGGAGGCCGTCGGCCGGATCGCCCTGCGGTACGAGTCGCTCCGGGACGAGACCGCCGACTGGCTCGGCTGGCTGACGGGCGCCGCGCAGGACCCGGCGCTGCGCCTCGCGGCCCTCGCCCAGCTCGCGCGGTGCGCCCCCGCGCGGCTCCCCGGTGACGTGGTCGCGACGGTGACCGAGCTGCTGGCCCGGGTGCGGGAGGCACCGGGGCGGGGCGAGGGGCCGGGCCGGGGCGAGTGGCCCGCACCGGGCGGCCGTCCGCTGCCGGGCGGTGCGGGGGGTGGAGGTGCGGGGGGCGGAGGTCCGGTGCACTCGGCCGGCCTGGACGAGCTCTGCGCCCTCACCGACTTCGCCGATCTGGGCGGTCTCGTCGGCCTCCCCGGTTTCCCCGGCCCCAGCGACGTCGCCGATCTGGCCGACCTTGCCGCCTTCGGCGGCCTGCCCGACGTCTCCGGCCTCGCCGACCCGGCCGAGCCGGCCGAGTACCGGCCGGGGGCGCCCACCCTGGTGGGCCGGCTGCGCGAACCGCGCGAGGAGCAGCGCGCCGGACGCGGCTCGGCGTGGGCCGACGACCTGCTCCGGACCCTGCACGGCGCACTCGACGACCGCGTCGAGGACCGGATCGCGCTGGTCACCGCCCAGCTGCGCAGCCCCGACCGGGGCCAGCGGGCGGACGCGGTGTGGATGTGCGGCGGGCTGGTGCGGACGTGGCGGGGGGCGTACGACGAGGTGGTGCGGCTCGTCGGGGCGCAGGTCGACGACCCCGACCCGCGGTTGCGGGAGGCCGCCGTGACGTGGCTGGAGACCCTGTTCGAGGTGGCCCGCCCGGCGGCGGACGCGCTGGCGGCCAGGGTGGCGGCCGAGTCGGCCCGCGCGGACCTCTGGGCGCCGGAGCGGGCGGCCGGCGGGTACGGGCCGGACGGCCGGTACGGAACGGGCGGCACGTACGGGACGGACGGCGGGCCGGTGGTGGGCAGTGCCCTGCTGGCTCTCACCCGTACCGGTGACGCGCGGGCGGTACCGGCGCTGGCCCGGGCGCTGGAGCGGCCCGGACTGGACGGGCGGCTCGCCCGCGCCATCACGCACCTGGGCGCGGCCGGCGCCCCGCTGGTGCCCGCGCTGCGGCACCGGCTCGGCCGGCTGCCGCTGGACGAGACGCTCGCGGAGGAGGCCGGGCCGCTGCTGCTGGCGCTGGCGCACCTGGGCGCGGCGGAGGCGCTGCCGGAGGTGCTGCGCGTCCTGCGCGGGGCGCCCTCGTTCCGCCGGGAGTGGGTGGTGGAGTCGTCGCTGCGGGCGCTGACCGCGTTCGGTCCCGCTGCGGCCGGGGCGGCGGGCGACCTGCGGGACCTGCTGGACGACCGCTCGGTGGCGGTGGTGACGTCGGCGGCGCGTGCGCTGGGGGCGGTGGAGGGGGACACGGCGGCCGTGCTGCCGCGGCTGCGCGCCCTGCTGCTGGCGCCGGACGCGACGCACCGCCGGGAGGCGGCCTGGGCGGTGGGCGCGCTGGGGCGGGCGGCCGGGGCGGCGGTTCCGGAGCTGCGGGCGTGCCTCGCGGCGCCCGGGGTGTGGCTGCGGGTCGACGCGGCCGTGGCGCTCACCCGGGTGACCGGGGAGGCCGGCGAGGCCCTGCCGGTGCTGGTGGGAGCCTGGAAGGAGAACCGTCACACCCGGGTGCGGATCGCCGAGTGCCTCGCGGAGCTGGGGCGGCTGCCGGCGGACGCGGCGCCGCTGCTGCGGGCGGAGCTGGCGCGGGCGCGGCGGCACAACGGGTCGGAGGGCACCTCGGGCGATCACGACGTCCACCAGGACGAGAGGCTGCTGGCGCTGTGCCGGCGGGCGACGGGCCACTCCGGAGAGGAGACCGCCGGATGA
- a CDS encoding FtsW/RodA/SpoVE family cell cycle protein gives MTAKRRGVELTLLVGAVLISVLGYVDVGLARSGAVPPDAAAYGAGLGLLALLAHLAVRFRAPYADPLLLPIAVLLNGLGLVLIYRLDLETPDDHAAPTQLVWSTLGVAFFIAVVVLLRDHRTLQGYAYVSVAAALLLLLVPIFFPAVNGAKIWIRIGGFSFQPGEFAKILLAVFFAAYLAANRHALAYSGRRVWGVQLPTGRVLGPIVAIWLVSVGVLVLERDLGTSLLFFGLFVILLYVATGRTGWVAVGLLLASAGAFVVGGLEPHVHGRVEDWLHPFASIEAGRGPGQLAQSLFAFAAGGMLGTGLGLGESVLIGFAAKSDFILATAGEELGLAGLTAVFLLYALLVARGFGTGLALRDPFGRLLATGLSSIPALQVFVITGGVMGLIPLTGMAMPFLAQGGSSVVTNWIIVALLIRLSDSARAPEPRGAPPGAVLPVVEEVR, from the coding sequence ATGACCGCAAAGCGCCGAGGCGTGGAACTGACCCTCCTCGTCGGCGCCGTCCTCATCTCCGTGCTCGGCTACGTCGACGTCGGCCTCGCCCGGAGCGGCGCCGTACCGCCGGACGCCGCCGCGTACGGGGCGGGGCTCGGGCTGCTGGCGCTCCTCGCGCACCTCGCCGTACGGTTCCGCGCCCCCTACGCCGATCCCCTGCTGCTGCCCATCGCGGTCCTCCTCAACGGACTCGGGCTGGTCCTCATCTACCGCCTCGACCTGGAGACCCCCGACGACCACGCAGCGCCCACCCAGCTCGTGTGGTCCACGCTCGGCGTGGCGTTCTTCATCGCGGTGGTCGTGCTGCTGCGCGACCACCGGACCCTGCAGGGGTACGCGTACGTGTCGGTCGCCGCCGCGCTGCTGTTGCTGCTGGTGCCGATCTTCTTCCCGGCGGTCAACGGCGCGAAGATCTGGATCAGGATCGGCGGGTTCTCCTTCCAGCCCGGCGAGTTCGCCAAGATCCTGCTGGCCGTCTTCTTCGCCGCGTACCTCGCGGCCAACCGCCACGCCCTCGCGTACAGTGGCCGGCGCGTGTGGGGCGTGCAGTTGCCGACCGGGCGCGTCCTCGGGCCGATCGTCGCGATCTGGCTGGTCAGCGTGGGCGTCCTCGTCCTGGAGCGGGACCTCGGCACCTCGCTGCTGTTCTTCGGGCTGTTCGTGATCCTGCTGTACGTGGCCACCGGCCGCACCGGCTGGGTCGCCGTCGGGCTGCTGCTCGCCTCGGCCGGGGCGTTCGTGGTCGGCGGGCTGGAGCCGCACGTCCACGGCCGGGTGGAGGACTGGCTGCACCCGTTCGCCTCCATCGAGGCGGGCCGGGGCCCAGGTCAGCTCGCCCAGTCGCTGTTCGCGTTCGCCGCCGGCGGGATGCTCGGCACGGGGCTGGGGCTGGGCGAGTCGGTGCTGATCGGGTTCGCCGCGAAGTCCGACTTCATCCTGGCCACCGCGGGCGAGGAGCTGGGGCTGGCCGGGCTGACGGCCGTCTTCCTGCTGTACGCGCTGCTGGTGGCGCGGGGGTTCGGGACGGGGCTCGCGCTGCGCGACCCGTTCGGCCGGCTGCTGGCCACCGGGCTCTCCTCGATCCCGGCCCTCCAGGTGTTCGTCATCACGGGCGGGGTGATGGGCCTGATCCCGCTGACCGGCATGGCCATGCCGTTCCTGGCGCAGGGCGGTTCGTCGGTGGTCACCAACTGGATCATCGTCGCCCTGCTGATCCGCCTCAGCGACTCCGCCCGCGCGCCCGAGCCGCGGGGCGCCCCGCCCGGCGCCGTCCTTCCCGTGGTGGAGGAGGTGCGGTGA
- a CDS encoding nuclease-related domain-containing protein: protein MTALRVTTAGPGGRDRLWVSLPDGRGVAWYDRDTGRVSLLSAAYEAEVLAALAPFVSGRVTVGPPPVPTASDLARLALHPDDDLAPNRPGETLHTVCGGEGPGRHRTFGRRDPRPAELAARQRIGDALDGLGGAGWRVLHCVPLPGSALIDHLAIGPPGVFAVGTVAARGRRVRIAGPAVAVGRAEPRPRVRAVRRDAERAAHALATAVRPVLAVDGPGRLEVAPGLDGVHVLRDGEIPSLARLGGVLKPADVESLYATARDRRTWRVA from the coding sequence ATGACCGCACTGCGTGTCACGACGGCGGGGCCGGGCGGCCGCGACCGGCTCTGGGTGAGCCTGCCGGACGGCCGGGGCGTGGCGTGGTACGACCGCGACACCGGCCGGGTCAGCCTGCTGTCCGCCGCGTACGAGGCGGAGGTGCTGGCGGCGCTCGCGCCCTTCGTCAGCGGCCGGGTCACGGTCGGCCCGCCGCCCGTGCCCACCGCCTCCGACCTGGCGCGTCTCGCCCTCCACCCCGACGACGACCTGGCCCCCAACCGCCCCGGCGAGACCCTGCACACGGTGTGCGGGGGCGAGGGGCCGGGCCGCCACCGGACCTTCGGGCGCCGGGACCCGAGGCCCGCGGAACTCGCCGCCCGGCAGCGGATCGGTGACGCGCTGGACGGGCTCGGCGGGGCCGGCTGGCGGGTCCTGCACTGCGTGCCTCTGCCGGGCTCCGCCCTCATCGACCACCTGGCGATCGGCCCGCCCGGCGTGTTCGCGGTGGGCACGGTGGCGGCCCGGGGCCGCCGGGTGCGGATCGCCGGCCCGGCGGTCGCGGTCGGCCGTGCGGAGCCGCGACCGCGGGTGCGCGCGGTGCGCCGGGACGCCGAACGGGCCGCACATGCCCTGGCCACGGCGGTGCGGCCGGTCCTCGCGGTGGACGGCCCGGGGCGCCTGGAGGTGGCGCCGGGCCTCGACGGCGTACACGTGCTGCGGGACGGCGAGATCCCGTCCCTCGCGAGGCTCGGTGGTGTACTGAAACCGGCGGACGTGGAATCCCTGTACGCGACGGCGCGGGACCGCCGGACGTGGCGGGTGGCCTGA
- a CDS encoding zinc-ribbon domain-containing protein, whose protein sequence is MIIFGTKGYLRQLAVLTLVCGRCGNSAAHALRRRTTKFTLFFVPLFPVSRSYLTQCTFCGAEERISRERADALLPGGSRVS, encoded by the coding sequence ATGATCATCTTCGGGACGAAGGGGTACCTGCGGCAGCTGGCGGTGCTGACGCTGGTGTGCGGCCGGTGCGGCAACTCCGCCGCGCACGCCCTGCGGAGGAGGACCACGAAGTTCACGCTGTTCTTCGTGCCGCTGTTCCCGGTGTCCAGGTCGTACCTGACGCAGTGCACGTTCTGCGGTGCGGAGGAACGGATTTCGCGGGAGCGGGCCGACGCCCTGCTGCCGGGCGGCTCGCGGGTGTCGTGA